The genomic stretch TATCAAACCATGGCAAAGTGATTAATATTAGAATTCAAGTAATATTTTGCTTCTGGTGTGTGTTTGGTTTGATTCTGTTTTAGagaagaatatatatttttaaaaagcaCTATCTAAGATTTTCATTATaaactgtttcaaatacaaagcAAGGTTGATCTGAACATCCTTAAAATAACCACCTATACATCCTATACAGAAAGCATATTTTCCCAAACCTTTAAAGCTTAAATCTAAATCTAAATACAGTAAATAAGGTTGTAAACCCTGTATTTTAATGTGAAATTTGGAATACCTTTCGATCTTTATATTTAAGATTGCTATCTCTGAACTGCCTTGAATGCTAGTGTTCCATTACATGTGATAATGTACTACCTACATACTAATATTATTTTGGAGCAGCAGCAATATTTCCAAATAACAATTTATCGCACTTGATTTAACCAACTAGTTCTTCATGTTTGTGGCATTTCAGCGTTATCTTCTGTGAAGCTGTTGCTATATATGGTGTTATTGTGGCTATTATCCTGCAGACAAAACTAGAAAGCGTTCCAAAAGCAAGTATCTATGAACCAGAATCTCTTAGAGCTGGATATGCAATCTTTGCTTCTGGGCTTATCGTGGGCTTTGCAAATCTTGTTTGTGGGTATGTATTATTTTCTACCTGCATCTCATATCTTCCCAACAATTCTTCTGGTGAATAATAAAGAGAGACCTTATCCATTTGTTGTTCATAACTCAACTATTTTTGTTGTTGCAGGTTGTGTGTAGGAATAATTGGAAGCAGTTGCGCATTATCTGATGCTCAGAACTCCTCCCTCTTCGTGAAGATTCTTGTCATTGAGATCTTTGGCAGTGCACTTGGCCTATTTGGAGTTATTGTTGGAATTATTATGTCGGCTCAAGCAACATGGCCCTCAAAAATTTAGTTTGCCTTGTATCATCTCTGTGTGAGAATGCTATTACAATAGAGCACACTATGTTTTGTGTACTTCTAGTGATTATGTCTTCTCTGCTTATCCATTTTAGCAGGAATGTAAAAACCAACATGATAGCTTGCGTCCATTACAACTGTAGGCTGTATTATCTACCAATGAATTGTTTTAGAAGGGAAGTGTGTCATCCGATTCATCACTCTGTTGATTGAGTTTTAGTATTTTTGAAGTACTGAATCATTAGTGTTGattcatttataaataaaaaatgtgtATTTATTTGGGCTCGCCAATAATGTCAAGACTTCAGAGATGTACTAATGAAGTTCATTTCTTTTGAGTAAGAAGCTTATGTTAATCAGTGtttagatttgattcttcaatccatttATTATTAATTCAAGCATGATAGCTGAcatttttataaatttgattGTAAGAGTTTTTAACTGTCTCTCAccaatgattaaaataaaaacaagtgttgcactttttcttttttttttttcatttggtgGCTTCTAGCTTTTGGTGTAAGTTGTGG from Vicia villosa cultivar HV-30 ecotype Madison, WI linkage group LG4, Vvil1.0, whole genome shotgun sequence encodes the following:
- the LOC131596256 gene encoding V-type proton ATPase subunit c''2 codes for the protein MSTSAIIAAHSSSWAAALVRISPYTFSAIGIAVSIGVSVLGAAWGIYITGSSLIGAAIKAPRITSKNLISVIFCEAVAIYGVIVAIILQTKLESVPKASIYEPESLRAGYAIFASGLIVGFANLVCGLCVGIIGSSCALSDAQNSSLFVKILVIEIFGSALGLFGVIVGIIMSAQATWPSKI